Proteins from a single region of Engystomops pustulosus chromosome 5, aEngPut4.maternal, whole genome shotgun sequence:
- the DHX30 gene encoding ATP-dependent RNA helicase DHX30: MAAPSVVMPLSCRWLWRVQRFPVRPLCTGGARVYPLRAEDKQSAAAAGDMGPDINLLKQFPAPKNLLHRVISQSLRTSHVQDKITYIHSGGGARKKVTLHLKWPRHIEVEGFGGKKIDAERQAAARACKILQDLGFLGSNIPVERVDVGAAPIASRTRSRMHSRECRVDPMDVMGEDMEATCALRVFSNPKHLLSSVVQVATSSNSKDYIHYQHMGGRVKTCRLTLHWPEPMTFVARGQRWVEAERKAAALACQRLKDLGLLDPHNRPLTNVMYNMSSVQKFQEQQRQAKRFEVPEHLLQRMEEYFCQFPIEASTESWYQEAYEETPDMEETSDFSDPITGRRYCPLSEAEASRLSRSLEERWDNTVPLQDLPADRHREVILSAIKQHQVVVIAGDTGCGKTTRIPRYIMEDAILSGHGAHCNMVITQPRRISAVSVAHRVGQELGPHLRRNVGYQVRLESNLPPRGGALLFCTVGVLLKKLQTNPTMEGVSHVVVDEVHERDVNTDFLLILLKQVLDVNPDIKVILMSATGDNQRISHYFGDCPIVRVPGFMYPVKEHYLEDLLPRLSRTYPKPESIEDCSPNLDLVTDVILHFDKCGPPGGILCFLPGWQEIRRVQESLQEQLAHSSGQHLILPVHSNVPLTNQQAIFERPPPGVRKIVLATNIAETSVTIDDIVHVVDTGMHKEQRYDLRTKVSCLETTWVSKSNVTQRRGRAGRCQPGFSYHLFSREQHQAMSSFQVAEILRTPLENLVVQAKIHTPEMTALEFLSQALESPERRAILDAVRFLQEIKVLDENEELTLLGERVASVSTDPSLGKAIVLASIYRCLHPLLVIVACLTKDPFLGGVMNRSEVNKVKERFSAESCSDHLAFVRVFQAWKEILRMGSGASRDDFIEDNAFSRSALRFIQGLITQFSSNVEDAALVDEANDCMNRSALCNQLSDQEELVKGVLLAGLYPRLIQVTRGSVIRGKFRPNSITYKTKSGPVLLHKSTVNREVKNFGMPWLTYFQAVKSSGAVFVRDSSMVHPLAVLLLTDSTVSARDNGDQMVVALSDTNLLRLQSDRRTISLLSNLRLALTRMVERNLQDQLPPPSPQEEAQYSQLLSLLVELLNSTALCFSAADTAEE, encoded by the exons ATGGCGGCGCCCTCGGTTGTCATGCCGCTGTCCTGCCGGTGGCTGTGGCGGGTGCAGAGGTTTCCGGTGCGGCCGCTGTGTACGGGAGGAGCGCGGGTGTATCCGCTCCGGGCAGAGGACAAGCAGTCGGCGGCGGCTGCCGGGGACATGGGGCCTG ATATAAATCTACTGAAACAATTCCCTGCACCAAAGAACCTACTGCACAGAGTGATCAGCCAATCCCTGCGCACCTCACATGTGCAAGACAAGATCACCTACATCCACAGCGGGGGCGGAGCCAGGAAG AAAGTTACTCTCCATCTAAAATGGCCCAGACATATAGAAGTAGAAGGATTTGGGGGTAAGAAGATTGATGCGGAGCGTCAGGCCGCTGCTCGGGCGTGTAAGATATTACAG GATCTTGGCTTCTTGGGGTCCAATATTCCAGTGGAGAGAGTGGATGTGGGTGCAGCACCCATCGCCTCCCGCACACGGAGCAGGATGCACAGCCGGGAGTGCAG GGTGGACCCTATGGATGTGATGGGGGAAGACATGGAAGCGACATGTGCTCTGCGGGTCTTCTCCAACCCCAAACACCTGCTCTCCTCTGTCGTTCAGGTGGCCACCTCCTCCAACAGCAAG GATTACATACATTACCAGCACATGGGAGGAAGAGTGAAGACCTGCCGCCTGACCCTGCACTGGCCTGAACCTATGACCTTTGTcgctagggggcagcgctgggttGAGGCTGAGAGGAAAGCGGCCGCCCTCGCCTGTCAGAGGCTGAAG GATCTGGGCCTCCTGGACCCCCACAACAGACccctcactaacgtcatgtacaACATGTCCTCGGTGCAGAAATTTCAGGAACAGCAGCGACAAGCAAAGAGGTTCGAGGTCCCGGAGCATCTGCTGCAGAGGATGGAGGAATATTTTTGTCAG TTTCCCATAGAGGCGAGCACTGAATCCTGGTACCAAGAGGCCTATGAGGAGACCCCGGACATGGAGGAGACCTCTGATTTCTCAGATCCGATCACAGGTCGCCGCTACTGCCCCTTGTCTGAGGCCGAAGCGTCTCGCCTCAGCCGCTCGCTGGAGGAAAGGTGGGACAACACTGTCCCCCTGCAGGACCTACCTGCGGACCGCCATCGTGAGGTCATCCTCTCCGCTATCAAGCAGCACCAGGTGGTGGTGATCGCCGGGGACACCGGATGCGGCAAGACCACCCGCATCCCCCGCTACATCATGGAAGACGCCATCCTGAGCGGGCACGGGGCCCACTGTAACATGGTAATCACCCAGCCCCGCAGGATCAGCGCCGTGTCCGTGGCACATCGGGTAGGCCAAGAATTGGGACCGCACCTCCGGCGTAACGTGGGCTATCAGGTCAGACTGGAGAGCAATCTGCCACCACGAGGGGGCGCTCTTCTCTTCTGCACGGTGGGGGTGCTGCTGAAGAAGCTGCAGACCAACCCCACGATGGAGGGGGTGAGCCACGTGGTGGTGGACGAGGTCCACGAGCGCGACGTCAACACggacttcctcctcatcctcctcaagcAGGTCCTAGACGTGAACCCCGACATCAAGGTCATCCTGATGAGCGCCACCGGCGACAACCAGCGCATATCCCACTACTTTGGGGACTGCCCCATTGTCAGGGTCCCGGGGTTCATGTACCCTGTAAAGGAGCATTATCTGGAAGACTTATTGCCCCGGCTGTCAAGAACTTACCCGAAACCAGAG TCCATTGAAGACTGTTCCCCTAATCTGGATCTGGTCACCGATGTCATCCTCCACTTTGACAAGTGCGGCCCCCCAG GGGGAATCCTCTGCTTCCTTCCCGGATGGCAGGAGATCCGACGCGTCCAAGAGAGTCTTCAGGAGCAACTGGCGCATAGCAGCGGGCAGCACCTGATCCTACCAG TCCACTCCAACGTCCCCCTGACGAACCAGCAGGCCATATTCGAGCGCCCTCCCCCCGGTGTCCGTAAAATCGTCCTGGCTACAAACATCGCAGAAACCTCAGTGACCATCGatgacattgtacatgtagtggaCACGGGGATGCACAAAGAGCAGAGATACGACCTCAGGACAAAG GTCTCGTGTCTGGAGACGACTTGGGTGTCTAAGTCCAACGTGACCCAGAGACGCGGGCGAGCCGGGCGCTGCCAGCCGGGCTTCTCCTACCACCTGTTCAGCCGCGAGCAGCACCAGGCCATGTCCTCCTTCCAGGTGGCCGAGATTCTGCGGACTCCACTGGAGAACCTGGTGGTCCAGGCCAAGATCCACACCCCGGAGATGACG GCGTTGGAGTTCCTGTCACAAGCCCTGGAGAGCCCCGAGCGCCGCGCAATCCTGGACGCCGTGCGATTCCTGCAGGAGATCA AGGTCCTGGATGAGAACGAGGAGCTGACGTTACTGGGTGAGCGGGTGGCGAGCGTCTCCACGGACCCGAGTCTGGGGAAAGCCATCGTCCTGGCGTCCATATACCGCTGCCTGCACCCGCTGCTGGTCATCGTCGCCTGCCTGACCAAGGACCCTTTCCTTGGCGGAGTGATGAACAGGTCAGAGGTCAACAAG GTGAAGGAGCGGTTCAGTGCGGAGTCGTGTAGCGACCATTTGGCTTTCGTCCGGGTTTTCCAGGCCTGGAAGGAGATTCTGCGCATGGGGAGCGGCGCCTCCCGGGACGACTTCATAGAAGACAACGCGTTCTCCAGATCTGCCCTGCGCTTCATACAAG GCCTCATCACTCAGTTCTCGTCTAATGTGGAAGACGCCGCCCTGGTGGACGAGGCCAATGACTGCATGAACAGATCTGCCCTGTGCAACCAGCTGAGTGACCAGGAGGAGCTGGTGAAGGGGGTCCTACTGGCCGGCCTGTACCCCAGACTCATCCAG GTGACACGTGGATCTGTGATTCGTGGCAAGTTCCGGCCCAATAGCATCACCTACAAGACCAAATCGGGGCCCGTTCTCCTGCACAAGAGCACCGTGAACAG GGAGGTGAAGAATTTCGGGATGCCCTGGCTCACCTACTTCCAGGCGGTGAAGTCGTCTGGTGCGGTGTTTGTACGGGACAGCTCCATGGTCCACCCACTGGCCGTGCTCTTACTGACGGACAGCACAGTCTCCGCTAGAG ATAACGGAGACCAGATGGTGGTGGCTCTTTCGGACACGAACCTCCTGCGGCTGCAGAGTGACCGCCGGACCATCTCGCTGCTCAGTAACCTGCGCCTGGCCCTGACCCGCATGGTGGAGCGGAACCTGCAGGATCAGCTCCCTCCTCCGTCCCCGCAGGAGGAGGCGCAGTACTCGcagctgctgtccctgctggtgGAGTTGCTGAACAGCACGGCCCTCTGCTTCAGCGCAGCCGACACAGCAGAGGAGTGA